GAGCATGGCCAGGTGAGacaggcaggtggaaaaggctttgtgccgaccctgctcagaggggatcctcaggaCAGCTCTGAAGATCTGCAcgtaggagaaaacaatgaacacaaagcaTGCAGAGGCTAAAAAGACACTAATCATGATaagcccaagttccctgaggtaggatttggagcaggagaacGTGAGAATTGCTGGGATAtcccagaagaactggcccacggcattgccatggcacaggggcagggaaaatgtattggccatgtgcagcagagcagtgagaaaggcagtggcccaggcagctgctgccatgtgggcacaagctctgctgcccaggagggtcccagagtgcagggctttgcagatggacacgtagcagTTGAAgtacatgatggtcaggaggaaatactctgctccAATGAAGAAGATAAACAGAAAGAGCTGTACAGCACATCCTGAGTAGGAGATggtgctggtgtcccagagggaattgtgcatggctttggggacagtggtgcagatggagcccaggtcactgagggccaggttgagcaggagaAAGTACATgggtgtgtgcaggtggtggccgcaggggcagagccccagtgtttcacaGGCAGATGAGAGCTGGCCCTCAGGAAGCCAAAGGAACCTGGACAGTCCTGGGAGCTTCTCTCTGGGAGCTGTCCTTGGATATAAGGAATTTTAGAGGCAGATTCCCAATTGTGGCCATAGACACCTGGACTTCAAAGATCCTTTTTTCaatggaaagaaaagcacatcCCTCCAGTGTTTTGAAGGCAGGTAAGAGGTGGCCCCCAAGATGCCAAGGCCATCCAGAGCTGTCTTTGCTGGCAGGTTTCCTATGGGAACAGTCTTCAGATATAATCAGATATAGAGGTAGAATCCCAATTTCAGCCATGAACCcctggaggagagggagagtTCTTTCccacaggaaggaaagcacagaactcCAGAGTTTTAGGGGAAGATGAGAAGCAACCCTCAACATGCCATCTCAGCTGCACCAGTCAGGCCAAGCCaaccagacctgttccatgttcttGGATCCTTGGGGCCCTGCAACATCACAATTGCCCTTTGGTTCCATGAGTCCCCATATTATCACAAGAGATCTTTGTTTCCATGAGGCCCAGTGatatcacaatggtctccttggctctgcagtgccacaatggccccttgcttccatgaggccttgcagtgtcaaAATGGTtttccttggttccatgggacTGTGCAGAGTgccacaatggtcccttggttctgTTGGGCTCCCCAGGaccacaatggccccttggttccacaaggcctggctgtggcacactggccccttgcttccatgggGACCCACAgttgtcacaatggccccttggtgcCATGGGGACCTAGAATGCCAGAATGGTCTCATTGCttccaggaggccctgcagtgtcacagagagctccttggttccacaaagccctgcaaACCCCTTGATTCAACACGGCCTCAAAGTGTCAGAATGGTCTCCAGGGTTCTAGGAggtcctgcagtgtcacaagggcaccttgcttccatgaggccctgaaatATGGAATGGCCCCCTGATTCCATTGGGCTCCTCACTGTTACATGAGTTCTTAGTTTCATGGAggcctgcagtgtcacaatggccctttGGTTCCAAAGGGTCCCAAACTGTTCTAATAATCTCCATGGTCCCATGAGGTCcctcaatgtcacaatggactttTGGTTCCATGAGCTTTCATAATGCTCAACAGCAGTCTCCTTGGTTCTGCAGTTTTATAACTGACCCGTGGTTCCATGAGGTGCCTGGCCTCCCACAGCTTCTCAGGGACCCTTTTCCCCATCAAGGTCCCTAATATCCCTTCAtggcccctcagagccccttaTGGCCCCTCAAATCTCCTCATGACCCCTCATGACCCTTCACAGCTCATGGCCCCTCATAGCCCCTCACAGCTCCTCATGGCCCCTCATAGCCCCTCACAGCACTCATAGCCCCTCACAGATCCTCATAGCTCCTCATGTCTCCTTACAGCCCTCCACAGTCTCTCATGGCTCCTCAGAGCCCCTCACGGCTTCTCATGGTACCTCATGGGCCCTCACAACCCatcatggcccctcacagcccctcacagccctcatggcccctcacagcccctcatggcccctcacagccccaggcctggggctcCTCCCAAAGGAGAAGGGGTCAGGCCCTGCTTGTTCTCTTTTGATTTTGGTCCCTTCACAGCAACCAGTAAAGAAAGGCTGAAATGGAGCCTTTCCTCAGCGTTTCCCTCAGGGTTAATTGCGGGCTGAAGCTCTGTGCTGGCGCTGGCCCCAGCACCAACATCCCTGCAGCCGCCAGGCCTTtgctgtccccccgtgtccgtCGCTGTCCCCGAGTCCCGCCCGGCTCTGGCAGCATCAGCAGCCGCAGCGCAGCGggcgccggcccggcccagccggggctcccgggcaggagcagcagcagcgccggcCCCTTCCCGCCTGCTCCTGCCTCGGCTCCCAAGGGCTTTTTCCAGCTGAATCCTGGAGCAGAGCAACTAGcacccacacacagccctgactCCTCAGGGCCCGcttgtgctgccctgagccagccctCAGAGGAGGAAAGGATCGGGTTCCAGCGCTGTTTTCAGCGCTGTTTTACTCACCCTGAGCTgacagcaggaggctgctgctgctgcctttgccttGAGAATTGGAGATCATGGCTGCTCTTGTCCCTCTTCTGCTTGCCACTTGACTTTTATCTGTAAAACTGCAATTGCCTTTTTTGATCAGTGCTACCCAGAGTGCTTTTGAGATGGGGGACTCTGGCTTTTTGTCACAGGCATCATGATTAGCAGATCTTGAAATGATCACAAGTACCTGAGCACTAAGTCAAGGAGAATTAAAGCCACACAGGCCACATTTGCAGTgctcaaacacagccctgttgctgctgctgctggaatagAATCAACTGACAGAGGCCATGACAGAAATTGCCTCTGGAGTgtcaaatcaaatgaaaaaatccaccaggagaaaacaaaaccagaacttcTCGACTCGCTTCATTGTTtcttctgagcagcagcagaaaatggagatgTCCAGAggtatttccagctgctgctggtcccagctggagcccagcctgctgcccagTCCCAGCGGGAACCTGAGCCCAGCCCGGGGAGCTCCCGCAGTGTCGGGAGCTCAGCGCACGCGGGGCCAGGCCCAGAGCCCCGGGCACGGCCGCCCATTGCGGGGCAGCGGCGCAGACGGAATGTCCTGCGGCCCaaacctcctgctcctgccacacaGCACCCAgccttctccccctcctcctcctctcccagcacgGCACAAATTCCAGCTCGGAGGAGGCTTCCCCAGAGAGGGCTCAGGCTCCTGGTTCAgcctcagtgtccctgcagaggaaTAGGGCATCTTTCAGGCGCTTCCACAAGCTCAGGGTTCTCATTTcatggggaatttgggatgaaaaTGGCTTTGTTAGGAAGGACAAAAGCAAAGGGAACGGATTGGAAATCCTTAGGGAAAATGACCATTCTTACAGGCAAAGTTCGCCAAGTAATTCCCTGCATTTctccttttcagattctttcagtcatcttcTGAGAGGTCCAGCTTGTTCTGGTGCTTTccatgaactgattgtactcttgatttataGCAATGCATGAGGTGTAGAAGCATATGAACTGAACGCAGAAACAAACTCCATCtatcagcccattttcatcttccagatcactttcaagatgtccaCGGGGatgttggaatgattatcacacagctctccatttctggctgcaggctctggagattcgttctctgcattcagtcaagCTTGCATTCCCTAACAATTCCTGGTAGCccgtcatgttttcttagggtagaacagtaacaatgaaaacattAGAAATGACACAACTCCCCAGCCCACAAGGGAAAGATAGAAGAAGCTGtaaagtttttaaatatttgttctgctctgctgcaagaGTTGTGCTGCACGCACGGTggggaaagccaagagaagctgcagttggtcGCGCatcttgtgacagaagctgctccTCGTTCtccaggaaaggttcttggaaagaGCAAACAGGACTGTGGAGAAGATTCTGGGAAAAGTGAAACagcttttaagaaatgaaatgagaatggaaagaaacaatccaagatgttttatttatttttatgctccccttttccatcttgcagtACTTCTCcttcccattaattccaaatggATCTCACCTCTGAGATCCATGAcatggcaagttttagacactctaaaataccatgacctacacacagtttggTTTCCCCTGTATTTTTTGGAAAGCAgtgctggagaggtaagtgcagtgcttgggtcaggtacaaattctgcattcagggaatgcgTTCTGatagtgtttgaccctcagcagggacaatgcacagcagcgaccgaggggattcctgtgctgatgtgcaggagtccagactcttgGCTGAAcacggcaaagttcccgtgttggACAGGTTCAGGGGCTGCCCCCGGGGATCGTGGGGCTTGGCGCAGAGGAGAGTGGGAACGGACAAATGGACATGGGGACAAATGGCCCTGGCACTTCAGttgcagcggcagcagcggcaagagcagcagcagcagtgaaagcAGTGAAAGAAGCGACTCTATCGACTCCCTCTTGCTtgtcctctccctctcccgctgtcccgcaCCCTCTCCCGGTCTCCCTTTCCCGGtgtcccctcctctcccagtctctctctctcc
This sequence is a window from Passer domesticus isolate bPasDom1 chromosome 29, bPasDom1.hap1, whole genome shotgun sequence. Protein-coding genes within it:
- the LOC135287329 gene encoding olfactory receptor 14A16-like, with product MYFLLLNLALSDLGSICTTVPKAMHNSLWDTSTISYSGCAVQLFLFIFFIGAEYFLLTIMYFNCYVSICKALHSGTLLGSRACAHMAAAAWATAFLTALLHMANTFSLPLCHGNAVGQFFWDIPAILTFSCSKSYLRELGLIMISVFLASACFVFIVFSYVQIFRAVLRIPSEQGRHKAFSTCLSHLAMLSLFLSTAAFAYQNSSSMSSPSLDLVVSVLYSVVPPALNPLIYSLRNQELKAAVLRLMSGGFRNTELLASFCKSLVIEVIFDTACWFHFGGPISLFSFLIFSAKKCHCLCHCSFCFSPPSLWPQTVSVRRCTLSGFK